CCCTGGTACGAGCCGTTCGGCATCGTGCCCCTGGAGGCGATGGCCTCGGGCGTGCCCGTCGTCGCGTCCGCCGTGGGCGGCCTCACCGACAGCGTGGTCGACGGCGTGACGGGGATCCTCGTGCCGCCGCGCGACCCCGCCGCCATCGCCGACGCCCTCGGGGAGCTCCTCGCGGATCCCGCCCGCCGCCGCCGCCTCGGCCGCGCCGGCCGCGACCGCATGGAGCAGGGCTACTCCTGGGCGACCGTCGCCGCCCGCACCGCCGACGCCTACCGGTCCGCGATCCAGGACGCCGCCCTCGACGACCTCCCCGCCGACCCGACCGTGGTCGACGCGCACCTCGACGCGCTCGGCCCGGTGCTCGACGCCCTCCGCACGCACGCGCCGCGCCTCACCGCGTGGGGCAGCGAGATGGCCGACCGGATGAGCCACGGCGCGCGCCTGCTCGCGGCCGGCAACGGCGGATCCGCGGCCGAGGCCCAGCACCTCACGAGCGAGCTGGTGGGCCGGTTCGACGGCGACCGGCGACCGTTCTCCGCGATCGCGCTGCACTCCGAGTCGTCCGCGGTCACCGCGATCGGCAACGACTACGGCTTCGACGAGGTCTTCGCGCGCCAGGTGCACGCGCATGCGCGCTCCGGCGACATCGTCGTGCTCCTCTCCACCAGCGGCCGGAGCGTCAACCTCCTCAAGGCCGCAGCCGCCGCGCGCGCCGCCGGCGCCACCACCTGGGCGATGACGGGCCCCGGCCCGAACCCGCTCGTGGAGGCGTGCGACGAGTCGCTCGCGCTCGACGGGCCGTCGGCCAACGTGCAGGAGGCGCAGCTCGTCGCCGTGCACGCGATCTGCCGCGCGTTCGAGAGCCGCCTGAAGGCGAACGACCGCGCCGCCGCCCTCGCCTCGGCCACCGCGGACGCGGCTCCCGCGTCGCCGGCATCCGTCGCGTCCGTCCCCGTGACGGTCACGCCCGCGTCCACCACGGCCGCTCCCGCGGAGGTGCCGGCATGAGGATCGTCGTGGTCGGCGACGTGCTCCTCGACGTCGACATGACGGGCGCCGCGCACCGCCTGAGCCCGGATGCGCCCGTCCCCGTCATCGAGGTCGAGGAGTCGCTGCCGCGCGCCGGCGGCGCGGGCCTCGTCGCGACGATGCTCGCGCGGGACGGCCACGACGTCCGCCTCGTCACCGTGCTCTCCGACGACCGGCACGCGGCGACCCTCCGCGCGTGCCTCGACCGGATCGACGTGGTCGCCGGCCCGTCCCGCGCGCCCACGCCCGTGAAGACCCGCGTCCGCGCCGACGGCCACGCCATCGCCCGCATCGACGAGGGCTGCGCGCCGCCGCCCACGCCGGAGGCGACCGACGCGATGCTCGACGCGATCGCCACCGCCGACGCCATCGTGGTCGCCGACTACGGCCGCGGCGTCACGCGCGACCCCCGCGTCCGCGCCGCTCTCGACGCGCGCGCCGCGGTCGTGCCGCTGGTCTGGGATCCGCACCCCGCGGGCGAGCCGCCCGTCCCGAACACCGCGCTCGCCACCCCGAACCTCGCCGAGGCGCGCGCGTTCTCCGGGATCGCCGGGCGCGACGTGTCCGCCGCCGCCGACGCCGCCCGCCTCCTGCAGGAGAGGTGGGGCGTGGGCACGGTCGCCGTCACCATGAGCGAGCGCGGCGCGCTGCTCGTCTCGGCGCCGTCGGCCGGGGGATCCCCGTCCATGCCCGTCATCGTCCCCGCCCCGCTCGTCGCCACCGGTGACCCGTGCGGCGCGGGCGACCGCCTGGCCGCCACCGCCCTCGCGGCCCTCGCCGGCGGATCCGCGGTGGACGACGCCATGCGCGACGCCGTCGCCTCCGCCGCCGAGTACGTGGACGCGGGCGGCGTCGCCACGCTCACGGGCCCGCCGGCCGCCCGCCCCATCGGCGGCCACGCGGCGAGCGCCCTCCAGGTCGTGCGCGCGACCCGCGCCGCCGGCGGCACCGTCGTCGCGACCGGCGGCTGCTTCGACCTCGTGCACGCCGGCCACGCCCGCACGCTGGCCGCGGCCCGCGCCCTCGGCGACTGCCTCGTCGTCCTCCTCAACTCGGACGACTCCGTCCGCCGCCTCAAGGGACCCGAGCGGCCGATCATGACCGAGGAGGACCGCGTGGACCTCCTCATGTCGCTCGGCGTCGTGGACGCGGTCGTGCTCTTCTCCGAGGACACCCCCGAGGAGGCGCTCCGCTCCATCAAGCCCGACCTCTGGGTCAAGGGCGGCGACTACCGCGCCGAGGACCTCCCCGAGTCGGCGGTCATCGCCGAGTGGGGCGGCCAGGCCGTGACCGTGCCGTACCACCCCGGCCGCTCGACAACGAAGCTCGCGGGCGCGCTCGCCCGCGTCGGCTGAGCCCCTGATCCGCACGTCTCCCCCGCACCTCCGCGCCCACCGGGCGCGATCCGCATCACGGAAGGAACACCCATGACCGACTCCCCCCGCCCCAGCACCGGCCGCGTCCTCATCACCGGAGGCGCGTCCGGGCTCGGCGCCGCGGTCGCGCAGGCGGTCCTCGCGGCCGGCGGCGAGCCCATCGTGCTCGACCTCGACACCTCGAGCGTCACCGGCATGGAGGCCCACCGCATCGACGTCTCCGACACCCGCGCCACCGAGGCGCTCGTCACCGAGATCGCCCAGGCGCACGGCGGGCTGGACGCCGTCGTCACCGCCGCGGGCATCGACCGCTGCGGCCGCCTCGTCGACGTCGCCCCCACCGAGTGGGAGAAGGTCATCGGCGTGAACCTGATGGGCACGGTCGCCGTCGTCCGCGCGGCGCTGCCGTTCCTCACCGAGTCGCACGGCCGCGTCGTCACCGTCGCGTCGTCGCTCGCGATCAAGGCCGTCTCCGACGCGACCGCCTACTGCGCGTCGAAGTTCGGCGTGCTCGGCTTCACCCGGGCCCTCGCCGCCGAGACGAAGGGCGAGGTCGGCGTGACCACGCTCATCCCCTCCGGCATGAAGACCCACTTCTTCGACGACCGCGACCCGAAGTACAAGCCCGGCTCCGACGCGAACCTCAACGACCCGGCCGCCGTCGCCGACAGCGTGATGTTCATCCTCGGCCAGCCGCGCGGCTGCGAGATCCGCGAGCTCGTCATCACCCACGAGCTCGAGGACAGCTGGCCGTGAGCCGCGGCTGATCCGCACCCTGCGCACGTGACACGAGCCCGGCCCCGCATCGCGCGGGGACGGGCTCGTCTCGTCCCGAGGGTCAGCGGAGAGCGATGCCGGTCATGACCTGCACCGCGAAGTTGATCCCCACGATGAGCGCGATCCCGGTGATCGGCGCCCACGCGGCCGGCACACGACGCGTGCGGCAGACGACGACGGCCACGGTCGACAGCACGAGCACCGCGATGGTCCCGACGACCCAGAGTCGCGAGGCCGCCGTCTCGAGGCCGATGTCGCAGGCGCCCGAGACCCCGCAGCGGTCCGGGAGCCAGCTCACGAGCACCATGGCGACGAGCCCCGCGAAGCCGAGCACCCACTCGACGACGAGCAGGATCATCGCGAGCCGCGCGTCGTACGGCGGCCGGGTCGGCACGGGTCCGGCGACGCTCGGGCGGTGCGCGGTCTGCTGGTCGCTCATCGGATCCCCCTGATCCCGGGCGCACGCTACGCCTGTCGATCCCCCGACGCTATCCGCGTCCCCGCCCGCCGCGGAAGGGCCTTGCGCGATCGCGTCAGACCGGCCGCACCAGCGTCACCCCGCGCTCCGCGGAGAACCGCGCGAAGTCCGCCACCCCGAGCCGCGCATCCGCCGCCGTGGATCCCACGCCCGACGGGTTGTGGAACGTCGCCGTCTCCCCGTCGAACGCGTGCACCAGCACGAGGTGCCCGCCGCGCCTCGTCGCCGGCCGCTCCGGGTACCGGATCTCCGACGACACCGACGCGAGCACCACCCGCCCCTCGCCCACCCCGGCGAGCAGCTCGGGCACGGCGATCCGCGGATGCACGACCGCCTCGATCCCGAAGTCGTCGCGCACCCACTCCGCGAACGGCCGGTAGTACAGCCCGCCGACCTCGTCGCCGTCGCGCGTGAGGGCGGCGCGCGCGACGGCGCGGG
This is a stretch of genomic DNA from Clavibacter zhangzhiyongii. It encodes these proteins:
- a CDS encoding glycosyltransferase; the encoded protein is MRIAMISEHASPLATLGGVDAGGQNVHVAALSAALADEGHTVTVYTRRDDASLPARVAFAPGVEVVHLDAGPARAVPKDDLLPHMGELADGLLADWRTNRPDVVHSHFWMSGIAALDAAARLASSPVGAAAAPPVLHTFHALGSVKRRHLGAEDTSPAERTELEPGVGRRADAVIATCSDEAAELVRTGVDAARITVIPCGVDVEHFTPRSYADADADAPMRVMVVGRLVPRKGVDLGIEALGILAGRGRRDVELVIVGGSGDAASATEETEARRLMDAARAAGVADRVRLHGRVSQADMPAVMRTADVVVCAPWYEPFGIVPLEAMASGVPVVASAVGGLTDSVVDGVTGILVPPRDPAAIADALGELLADPARRRRLGRAGRDRMEQGYSWATVAARTADAYRSAIQDAALDDLPADPTVVDAHLDALGPVLDALRTHAPRLTAWGSEMADRMSHGARLLAAGNGGSAAEAQHLTSELVGRFDGDRRPFSAIALHSESSAVTAIGNDYGFDEVFARQVHAHARSGDIVVLLSTSGRSVNLLKAAAAARAAGATTWAMTGPGPNPLVEACDESLALDGPSANVQEAQLVAVHAICRAFESRLKANDRAAALASATADAAPASPASVASVPVTVTPASTTAAPAEVPA
- a CDS encoding PfkB family carbohydrate kinase; translation: MRIVVVGDVLLDVDMTGAAHRLSPDAPVPVIEVEESLPRAGGAGLVATMLARDGHDVRLVTVLSDDRHAATLRACLDRIDVVAGPSRAPTPVKTRVRADGHAIARIDEGCAPPPTPEATDAMLDAIATADAIVVADYGRGVTRDPRVRAALDARAAVVPLVWDPHPAGEPPVPNTALATPNLAEARAFSGIAGRDVSAAADAARLLQERWGVGTVAVTMSERGALLVSAPSAGGSPSMPVIVPAPLVATGDPCGAGDRLAATALAALAGGSAVDDAMRDAVASAAEYVDAGGVATLTGPPAARPIGGHAASALQVVRATRAAGGTVVATGGCFDLVHAGHARTLAAARALGDCLVVLLNSDDSVRRLKGPERPIMTEEDRVDLLMSLGVVDAVVLFSEDTPEEALRSIKPDLWVKGGDYRAEDLPESAVIAEWGGQAVTVPYHPGRSTTKLAGALARVG
- a CDS encoding SDR family oxidoreductase, translating into MTDSPRPSTGRVLITGGASGLGAAVAQAVLAAGGEPIVLDLDTSSVTGMEAHRIDVSDTRATEALVTEIAQAHGGLDAVVTAAGIDRCGRLVDVAPTEWEKVIGVNLMGTVAVVRAALPFLTESHGRVVTVASSLAIKAVSDATAYCASKFGVLGFTRALAAETKGEVGVTTLIPSGMKTHFFDDRDPKYKPGSDANLNDPAAVADSVMFILGQPRGCEIRELVITHELEDSWP